CAGATATTTTTCTGTTCATATTTTTAAAATTAAATAAAAAATCCCCGTCCTTGCGTTTAGATGCTATTGATCTAAGTTCAAGGACGAGGATTACTCGTGATACCACCCTGATTCACTCAAATATTGCTATTTGAGACTCAACGACTAACGGTTAATTAGTCTTCCTTTTTAACGGTAGGAATCCGGGAATACTCATCGTATCCAGCTCCTGGGGTGGCCCGAACATTAAAAAAATGTTCTTCTTCCCGATCATCGCTTTTGTTTTATTTTTTAAAATCTTTACCCTGCTTTGAGTATATAAAAATGGGGGGTAGTGTCAAACATCCAACTGTGGATAACTTGTTAAAAAAGTATTGACATTTTGATAAAATTGGGTCATTATAAGGGCATCCCCGCAAAGGGGATTTTATAATGAGTAGAAACGAAAAAGGTAGTTCTCTTTCGAAGGGAACGATACCAAATACACTGATTGTCTTGACCATTTCGGGATTACTATTTATCACTCTTCCATTTATTGAAAGAAGTGCCCAGGAAGCTGGAGCTGATCTGATAAATCACCATCCTGAACCACAGAATGATTATCTTACAGAGGAATTTTTAACATTTCACGAAAATACACTTTCGCCTTTCCATGTTTTTGTTGATAAAAAAGTTAAGCCAAAAACAATAACTAACGAAGGGAAAGAATATATTGTAGTGAATACTATGCAAACCTCAATCACAGCATACTCTAGTACAGTGGATCAGACAGATTCTGAACCATTTATCACCGCTTCAGGAGCTTGGGTAAGTGATGGAATAATTGCTGCCAACTTCCTCCCGTTTAATACTA
The window above is part of the Candidatus Nealsonbacteria bacterium genome. Proteins encoded here:
- a CDS encoding 3D domain-containing protein, which produces MSRNEKGSSLSKGTIPNTLIVLTISGLLFITLPFIERSAQEAGADLINHHPEPQNDYLTEEFLTFHENTLSPFHVFVDKKVKPKTITNEGKEYIVVNTMQTSITAYSSTVDQTDSEPFITASGAWVSDGIIAANFLPFNTKIRIPSLFEDKVFIVKDRMNARHTNRVDIWFPSRQEAINFGLQNAKIEILKEI